CTCGAGAATGCGTTAAAGTGCAATATCCCTGCCACCGAAAATGCCAAAACTCTGGCCTCCCTTCGCAAGCTTGCCGGACCCGACGGAATCGATAAGATCCTCAAGCTGTATCAGCTTGATGCCATCGCGTCGTTAGCTGACAGTCCGATATCGAGCGTTGCTTCTGCAGCCGGTAAGTTTTTCCGAGTCTGACTGTCTTCAACCAGCGCTAAACATGTCTTGAGGCTATCCCGTCGCCACGATGCCTCTGGGTGTTTTGGACTTAAATGGGCGACCATTCGGTATTAGCATGACTACTGGCAAAcatcaagagaaaaaactGTTTCAGATCATGAGTGCTTGGGAGACTCTTGGACCTCGGCAGCCACCGCCTACTTTAGAAGAGGAAGTAAATCAGGCACAGGTGTAGCTGCTTTAACTCAAACAGTAAGAATAAGGGATAACACAAGCTAGGGTCCAGGTAGTACCTCATGTGCTATAAAGAGCAAGAAATATGAACCAAAGCTTGGCAATGGATCAACAATCCTCACTTGATTCAGGGCTTGAGTTGTAAGATGGTAACTAAAAAGGCAGcaataaatatttatactCTAAGAAGGCAATCATTTCTTGTAGGAAACAAAAGTATTTAGCAGAGGCGCAATGAGAACGCAATTACAAAAGTTACCTTCTGCTTTATGTCTATCCATTATCGAATTACGATTAAAACAACATGGAATACAGCTTATTTATATGCGCGGCCGGATGAATACCAATCCCTACTTCATTGCTACTAGCAAAATCAACATACATTTACTGCACAGCAACTTTAGAATGATAAAGATAAAGATAAATATCCAACATGCATATCTCTTAATAAAGATTTCTAAGACTATATACAGCTCCAAGATACAAATGCGCGAACTAAAAAATTGATAACAATGAACCAGGCGATTCTTTGTGCAATGGTTATAGCAGCAATGACACAAAAGCTGAAAAGATGATTGGTCTTAGATATAGCCAAGTATATGTAAGGGCCCGGCTATATATTTATCCGCAGGATATAGACAACGCATCGAGGCGGGGTTAAGCACAGATAGAAGGCTTCTGCAAATAAATACTCGCGTGTGATGGTTTTATATTCTACTAAGAAACTGCCAATCTCCCTCCCAACTTCTGAAAATATCGCCTTGAATCTATAAGTGAATACGGCGTTGCGGAAATTTCAGTTCTTACAAAACATCTTCTCCACAGAGCAGTCTCATCCTACAACGTTGTTACATAAATTGCGCTTACCATTAAATGAACACTCAGCCTTACTTCCGGTCCATATATGTCCACAAGCTTGTAAACAGCCATGGATGAAGACTACATCGAATCTGGCGAGCCGATCTATGAGCTCGCGAGCGATTGTGAAAAATTGTTTTCTAAACACGTCTCAAAACTAAAAGATGAGGCCGATTTTAATGGATCAAAGGTTGTTGGGGAATACCAACAACAGTTTTCAGCATGGGCGGCCTTTTTAGGCGTATTCGCTGTTCCAGAGATGTGCCTTGACCGCAGACTTCAGCGGCATGTTGAAATACAAGATCTGGTGCTTCGTTTACTGGACATAATGAAGAGAAACTTGACTTATCGTACGTCCAACATCTGGTAGCTAGAGTgaataaaatcttatataacCCGCAGTTTTCAAAAGTGAAGATACGTCCGATGGGGAGAATATCAAGGTCCCGGCCTTGGATGGAGGTACATTGCCTCAACCTCAGCTTCACATCAGCATAGAAAGTCTAGGAGGGATCAAAGGGGCTATCGAacgtctccatcatctcggAAGTACCATTCAACTATCGTCAGAGGTAAGCCAAGCAACGAGATTAGGGAAATTCGCAGCAAAGTTTGACTCCACTTCATTTGAACAAGTTGCACACCTGGCCATTATTTCATTTTATCCGGACGCAAGCCCATCTCTAATGGAGCACCTCGCCCGCGCAATGACGGAAATGTATCAAAAGTTTCACTATAATCAATCTCGTCACATGAGGCTTCAACCTCGGTCTCAATTGCAATTGTCTACCATAAATGAAGAGCCAATTTCACAGATAAAGGAGGACACATGGAAAGTTGATTCAtcaccagctcctcctcctccaataAATGATACATATAAAAGGTTGGCTCGACCAAGAGTTTTATCACATTTAGTTGCCAGATCTCATCAGTCAAAGGATTCTACGCCCACGTCTCTTGACAGTCAagagttcaagaagctgttTCAGCAGCGAAAAGACGGCTCTGTAATGACTAAGACCAGATCTATTGCAGCTAACCTGGTCGCCTATCCTCAGCCATCAGACGAGAGTTTGGTTTGTGATTGGTGCTTTTCACCTCTCGCTGAGGACGAGTTTAAAGGAGACAAATGGAAGTAAGGACTTTACTCTCCGACCTTTACAATGCTGAATTTCTAACACCTAGTGGTTTCTCAGGAAGCATTTAAACGAAGACTTTAAACCATTTCTCTGTCTCTCAGAGAAGTGCAGTAAACCATTGCAGAGATTCGCGACTTCAAAAGCCTGGTTCAGCCACATGCTTGAAACCCATGGTCACAATTGGCATCGAGAAGTGCATTTGCCGGCATGGTGGATTTGTCCCTTATGCAACGACCAAGAGACAACATATTCCAAAGCACAAGACCTCTCTAAACACATATCTAAGCTCCATGGAGACGTTTTTTCCGAGCAACAGGTTCAGGTCATTGTGCACCAGAGCCGACTCCGGGCCCCCCGACCACAAGATGTCTGTCCCCTATGCTGCCTCTCCATGAAAGATGGACAAGACcccgatgaagatgatcagGTCGTAAAAAAGGCTTCCCCAAAGCTTTCAGTTAAAGGCGTGCAGCTCGCCGAAAGCTTTAAGCGCATCAAGACAGAGACCGGCTCTATACAGCTAGATCAGCACAACGACGTCAACGCTGAGCCAGCAGAGCAAACAACACTAGATCCTCAAACTCCATCCTTCCAAAGCCAAGGGCTATTAAACGCTAGAATAGTTGCAAGACATGTGGCTGCACATCTTCAAGGATTaatgctcttctctcttcgtaTGATGGCCCTAGATGCTGTCGCACACAAGTCAACAGAAGATACGGCTTTGTCTGGCGATACCGACGATGATTTATCCCGCCTTGGCTCAAATCAACAATACTCTCTCCCTCAGACTcaggagatggaggatatTAATGATTTGTTGGTACAAGATGAAAGCATGGATGTTGATGACCTTTCGTTGGAAGATGCCATTCCGGACTGCGAGCATGACATGAATTGGCAAGACTTGATTCCCAATATGGCAAAATATGCAGATGATCCCGAATTGCTAGACCTCCAGCAAAGTGAGCCTGTCGAAAGTGTCGCTGCACCGCTAGAAACTATTCCTAGAGATGCTagcggagaagatgaaactGCACAGCCGAAGGAATCTACGGACTCACCTGACAATAAAGCTACCGACTTTGTTGAAAATGAGGCCGAGGTGCCACGTCCTCCTGAAGAAGCGATTACTTCCGTACCTCAAGAGGAAGAGACGGAAAACACGTCGGATATGTTCACAAGCAACTGGGGCGAGTCTTCTGGGAAAAGGTCCGAATCTGACCTTGCGAAGAGTATAGAGCTAGCCCTGGACAAGAAACAATCTCCAGAGCACTCAAGTGATGGGCAAGCTCAAATAATTCAAGATGTGCCTTTGGTTGACGAGCGCTCGGAGATTTCTACACCGCAGCAAAGGAACAGCCAAACGGATAACACAGTAACGGGAAACACTGGCAGTGATGAGCCTGCAGGATTAGAATTGCGGGATGAGAAGCAAGCCTCATTCTTTGGAACCCAATCGCCAAAGGGGGAGGATCTGAAGAGGCCGGGCTCAGCATCTAGTCAAGCATCTGACCAGTCACCCCCACGAGAGGTGCCTGCAATTGAAGAGCAGCCGGAGGCGGAAACCGAAGCGACACCATTTGAAGCAGGCTTTTACAGAGGCACCGGGATTGACGCGGACTGGATAGAAGCAGCCATAGCACGGCTCAAGACTCCTGAGCCGGTGGATAGGACAGAGCTCCAACCCCAGAGACGCCTAAGACGATCTACACTGGGCGGCCAGAACCTACGGGATACGTCACTACGGGAGGCGGCTCAGGATCTCGAAAGGAAGATGATAGTACCGGGAACCAGGGAACGAGTGTTGACGGGAACAGAAACACGACCGGAGACTCCAACAGGGAGATCCAGTCCTACTAACGAGTCGCCGTCAGCGACTGAGACACCCGTAGCCAACGAGGGCCGCGTGCGCGCACGTGACATGGCGGGTTTATTCGTGAGTGCAATAAGACTCTCTTTGAAGCTCTCGTCACATGAGATCCAAACCACCggcatacatgtaccctcACAGCTTCTGGCTTTCCTGATTGCCTGCTGCCGAAGTGCTTGCATGTCGTGTTTGGTCATTTGCGGGCATTTTCgactgtttttttttctttttttcttatttactAAACTATAGTTGATAAGTTCATTTATTCTTGGAttgcatttttcttttactgaCCTCATTCGGCGTCGCTTCGTTCTAACATATTGGGCTTTCTATAGGATGGCTTGGGAGAGGGCCAATTTGGCTCGCCACGATCTCCCTCAAGGCCTCACAGCATGCGTCGAAATCAGAATACGCAAGTCCTCGAGCTCGAGGCCAGAGTCGAGCAGCTCATAGCCGAGAACCGTCTAGTCTCCGACGCCCGCCACAGCTCCGAACAGAACCTAAGCCATCGTGTTGTCACCTCTCTTTCCGACCGGGACACGCAGATTGAGGCTCTCAACCATAGACTCAAGTTCCTCAAGGCCGAGGTATCTCGCCTGACCGAGGCCAACGATAGCCTCGCAAGCGCCAACGCCAAGTTGGCCAACAAGGACAACAGCCGCTACGCAGATCTGCAGGTCTACGCCGACCAAGGCGAGCGCCAGGATGCCCTGGTGCAGGCTCTGCGCAACAAGGACGCTCAGATTGCCAGCCTGACAGCCGAGCTGGATGCTGACAAGGAACAGATTCATGAACTTCAGCGTCATATTCTCGGGGCTCCCCTGTGATGAATCGCCATCGTGGTATTATCGACTGGCAAATATTGTGAGCCGTCGGTCATACTTTAGATTCAGCAAGGGAAAGAATGGATTGCAGGGTTGGTGGGTCTTTGTAAATTTCGTGTAAGATAGCACGTTCTTCTCCTGCGAGCATAAGTTGCAATTCCACACCTCCGCCCTCTTTTTCCGATGGTCAAGGGAGGTCGTTCCCTCTTCATACCGTTCGTGCGTCTCTCCACCTTTCACGTCCCATCCTCTGTAGACTGCTGGCGGAGAGACCAGGGCACGGAGACTTGATAGAATTCTACGAAAGATTTGGTCACGATGCAAGGCACATGCGCAAATGTGGAGAGCCCCCTAATAATACCATCTACAAGGGAGACATTCATTTAGATAGCTTAGAACTCGCTGCTAATATAGCATCAATTGTACGTTTAGTTCTATAATGCTCACAAGTGATAAAATTACTCAAAACTATTACACCATGTCTATCTACCAACATGAACCTGACCTCGGTCAAGTATATCATTTGGAAACCGTTCCAGACTACTCTTCTTCCTGGTTATTCTCATCTTGG
This portion of the Trichoderma atroviride chromosome 6, complete sequence genome encodes:
- a CDS encoding uncharacterized protein (EggNog:ENOG41), yielding MDEDYIESGEPIYELASDCEKLFSKHVSKLKDEADFNGSKVVGEYQQQFSAWAAFLGVFAVPEMCLDRRLQRHVEIQDLVLRLLDIMKRNLTYLFKSEDTSDGENIKVPALDGGTLPQPQLHISIESLGGIKGAIERLHHLGSTIQLSSEVSQATRLGKFAAKFDSTSFEQVAHLAIISFYPDASPSLMEHLARAMTEMYQKFHYNQSRHMRLQPRSQLQLSTINEEPISQIKEDTWKVDSSPAPPPPINDTYKRLARPRVLSHLVARSHQSKDSTPTSLDSQEFKKLFQQRKDGSVMTKTRSIAANLVAYPQPSDESLVCDWCFSPLAEDEFKGDKWKKHLNEDFKPFLCLSEKCSKPLQRFATSKAWFSHMLETHGHNWHREVHLPAWWICPLCNDQETTYSKAQDLSKHISKLHGDVFSEQQVQVIVHQSRLRAPRPQDVCPLCCLSMKDGQDPDEDDQVVKKASPKLSVKGVQLAESFKRIKTETGSIQLDQHNDVNAEPAEQTTLDPQTPSFQSQGLLNARIVARHVAAHLQGLMLFSLRMMALDAVAHKSTEDTALSGDTDDDLSRLGSNQQYSLPQTQEMEDINDLLVQDESMDVDDLSLEDAIPDCEHDMNWQDLIPNMAKYADDPELLDLQQSEPVESVAAPLETIPRDASGEDETAQPKESTDSPDNKATDFVENEAEVPRPPEEAITSVPQEEETENTSDMFTSNWGESSGKRSESDLAKSIELALDKKQSPEHSSDGQAQIIQDVPLVDERSEISTPQQRNSQTDNTVTGNTGSDEPAGLELRDEKQASFFGTQSPKGEDLKRPGSASSQASDQSPPREVPAIEEQPEAETEATPFEAGFYRGTGIDADWIEAAIARLKTPEPVDRTELQPQRRLRRSTLGGQNLRDTSLREAAQDLERKMIVPGTRERVLTGTETRPETPTGRSSPTNESPSATETPVANEGRVRARDMAGLFDGLGEGQFGSPRSPSRPHSMRRNQNTQVLELEARVEQLIAENRLVSDARHSSEQNLSHRVVTSLSDRDTQIEALNHRLKFLKAEVSRLTEANDSLASANAKLANKDNSRYADLQVYADQGERQDALVQALRNKDAQIASLTAELDADKEQIHELQRHILGAPL